DNA from Gramella sp. MAR_2010_147:
AGTAGAAGAATGCTAGTGTCTGCGTGGAATCCTTCGGTTTTGCCTGATACTTCAGTTTCATTTTCAGAAAATGTCGCGAACGGAAAAGCGGCACTCCCGCCCTGCCATGCATTTTTTCAGTTTTATGTAGCTAATGGAAAACTATCCTGTCAGCTTTATCAAAGAAGTGCCGATATATTTCTTGGCGTACCATTTAACATTGCTTCCTACGCTTTGTTAACTATGATGATGGCCCAGGTTTGCGGATACGAGCCGGGAGATTTTATTCACACTTTTGGTGATGCTCACATATACAGCAATCATATGGAACAGGTAGAACTTCAATTAAGTCGTGAGCCAAGAGCACTTCCAACGATGAAGATCAATCCTGAAATAAAAGATATTTTTGATTTTAAGTTTGAAGATTTTATATTGGAGAATTATGATCCGTATCCAGGCATAAAAGCCAGGGTTGCGGTCTAATTTAATCTTATAAAATTTTTAAATATTATGAAAAAGTTAGTAGTGATCACATGTTTTTTATTTGGAGGAATAGCTCTCTCAAATGCTCAGCAAACCTCCCCGGTTTGGCCAGGATGTGAGAACAGCGAAGATGTAAAAAAGTGTTTTAACCAGAAACTCTCTCAACATGTGAGTGAGAATTATGAATACCCTCAAAATGATGCAGGGGAATATGTGAGAGGTAAAGTCACCATTTCTTTTGCTATAGATGAGAATGGCGAGGTTGTTGTAAACTCTATCGAAGGTGATAAGCCTGCTGTTAAAAAAGCAGCCAGAGAAATGATCATGAAAATTCCAGAAATGGAACCTGGAACTCTAAATGGAGAACCAGACTCAAGAAACTTTACGGTTCCATTTAATTTCTAGATAAGATTTAAATAATAAAATTGCTATGAAAAAATTACTGATTATTGCTTTGATGCTTACAGGTCTTACATCTTTCGCACAGGATGATGTAAATGTAAAAGGGAATAAAGTGAGCATGAAAGAGACGGCCCCAATCTGGACCGGTTGTGAAGAAAGTGCCGATAAAAAGGCCTGCTTCAATAAAATGCTTATGCAGCATATTAAAGAGAATATTAAATATTCTAAAAATGCTAACGGAGAATGGATTCGCGGAAAAGCGATCGTTAAGATGGAGGTGAACGAAAAAGGGAATGTGGTAGTAAATTCTGTTGACAGTAAATATCCTGAACTAAAAACTGAAGCTAAAAGATTGATGGAATCTATTCCAGCGATGACTCCCGGAAAACTGGCTGGAAAGCCAAAAGCTATTAAATACACTATTCCGCTTACGTTTTAAGCACTTTTAACTCGACCTTAACGAGTGATTAGCAAGGTGATTTTGAAAAAATTGTAAATTTGAGTGATACCAAAACGTATCACTCTTTTTTATGCTTTCACAGAACAAAATCATTCAACTCTTTAAGGAAACCAGAGCCGATTCAGAAAAGATATGTTCTTTTCTCGAAACCGAAGATTATGTTGTTCAGCCTATAGAGAATGTTTCTCCTCCCAAATGGCATTTGGGACATACTACCTGGTTCTTTGAAGAATTTGTTCTGAAAAAATATGCAGGTTCCCACAAACTATTTGATGAGAACACGGCATATGTTTTCAACAGTTACTA
Protein-coding regions in this window:
- a CDS encoding thymidylate synthase, which produces MKQYHDLLKHVLEHGAQKGDRTGTGTKSVFGYQMRFDLSEGFPMVTTKKLHLKSIIYELLWFLKGDTNIDYLKENGVRIWNEWADENGDLGPVYGHQWRNWNSEEIDQIQEIINTLKNNPNSRRMLVSAWNPSVLPDTSVSFSENVANGKAALPPCHAFFQFYVANGKLSCQLYQRSADIFLGVPFNIASYALLTMMMAQVCGYEPGDFIHTFGDAHIYSNHMEQVELQLSREPRALPTMKINPEIKDIFDFKFEDFILENYDPYPGIKARVAV
- a CDS encoding energy transducer TonB, which codes for MKKLVVITCFLFGGIALSNAQQTSPVWPGCENSEDVKKCFNQKLSQHVSENYEYPQNDAGEYVRGKVTISFAIDENGEVVVNSIEGDKPAVKKAAREMIMKIPEMEPGTLNGEPDSRNFTVPFNF
- a CDS encoding energy transducer TonB; translation: MKKLLIIALMLTGLTSFAQDDVNVKGNKVSMKETAPIWTGCEESADKKACFNKMLMQHIKENIKYSKNANGEWIRGKAIVKMEVNEKGNVVVNSVDSKYPELKTEAKRLMESIPAMTPGKLAGKPKAIKYTIPLTF